A genome region from Streptomyces sp. S4.7 includes the following:
- a CDS encoding ABC transporter permease, whose protein sequence is MIHYLVKRLAIGLLTIWGVVSAVFVVIRLAPGDQATVALGPGATAQEIADLRHSLGLDESLLVQYFSYLGDVATLDFGESYRYGRPAMDAVLERFPATIELTLAATVIAIVVGLVLGIISGHRPGSVLDRAVSTFALGLQALPPFWVGIMLILVLALQAQVLPSAGGGSFAHLVLPAITLSLPFTALVARMTRSGVAETMTEAFVQTARSKGLTETQVLRGHVLKNSLIPVVTVVGLQVGTLLGGAVVIETVFAWPGLGSLLVSAVGNRDYAVVQGATFLIAICVIVLNLAADVVNARLDPRIRLEARR, encoded by the coding sequence GTGATCCACTACCTTGTCAAGCGGCTGGCGATCGGCCTCCTTACGATCTGGGGCGTCGTCAGCGCGGTGTTCGTTGTGATCCGGTTGGCCCCGGGTGACCAGGCCACGGTCGCGCTGGGGCCGGGCGCGACGGCCCAGGAGATCGCGGATCTGCGCCATTCGCTGGGTCTCGACGAGTCGCTGCTGGTCCAGTACTTCTCGTACCTGGGCGACGTCGCGACGCTGGACTTCGGCGAGTCGTACCGCTATGGGCGACCGGCGATGGACGCGGTCCTCGAGCGGTTCCCGGCGACCATCGAGCTCACCCTTGCGGCCACGGTGATCGCGATCGTCGTCGGCCTCGTGCTCGGGATCATCTCCGGTCACCGGCCCGGCAGCGTGCTGGACCGTGCCGTATCGACGTTCGCGCTGGGGTTGCAGGCGCTGCCGCCGTTCTGGGTCGGCATCATGCTGATCCTGGTTCTCGCGCTCCAGGCCCAGGTGCTCCCCAGCGCGGGTGGCGGGAGCTTCGCCCACCTGGTGCTGCCCGCGATCACGCTGTCACTCCCGTTCACGGCGCTCGTCGCCCGGATGACGAGGAGCGGGGTCGCCGAGACCATGACCGAGGCGTTCGTGCAGACCGCCCGGTCGAAAGGGCTCACCGAGACCCAGGTCCTCCGCGGGCATGTCCTGAAGAACTCGCTCATCCCGGTGGTCACGGTCGTGGGCCTCCAGGTGGGGACGCTGCTCGGCGGCGCGGTGGTGATCGAGACGGTGTTCGCCTGGCCGGGGCTCGGATCCCTTCTGGTGAGTGCCGTCGGCAATCGCGATTACGCGGTGGTCCAGGGCGCGACGTTCCTCATCGCCATCTGCGTGATCGTCCTCAACCTGGCCGCCGACGTGGTCAACGCCAGGCTCGACCCCCGGATTCGTTTGGAGGCACGACGATGA
- a CDS encoding ABC transporter substrate-binding protein encodes MRIGSQRPTAAIALSLAMLTGAGACSWSDTAGTAAGGGHLTVAGPLPIENLDPHGAASMDAGTQLAARAIFSPLLSATGPGKFEGDLATKWVPNKDATEWTFTLRSGVEYTDGTPVTAKEVVASFERVLAAKGPLAGNFGGYSAAAPDKKTVVFTSKTPDAAFPGKISSFFVTPKQASDKGFFQKPVGSGPFVVKSFEPGQALKLEPNSGYWDGKPELKELEFQSIPETSARMTALKTGEVDVTWSMADDQIAQLKSDTNITVDTVPSLGVNTMWMNSSTPALKDAAVRRALWQAVDFESIIESLYPETGSPADSVISPVVLGYVPQKPVKYDKAAAKAALDKAGFDYDKKIRFQFSQPNFRQFVEAVASDLAEIGVKVEPLEKEQAVFLDDLLAMKWDLNIQQIGSQGFDAATNLGRLYPCAAKRTGYCNPELDKLLATAGASTDAAERKDLYAKATEIIWTDAVGMYPMFVEQPYAWRKSVKGLKLAPDAMPTFAHVKVSDD; translated from the coding sequence ATGAGAATCGGCTCTCAGAGACCAACCGCGGCGATCGCCCTCTCCCTGGCCATGCTTACGGGCGCGGGCGCCTGCTCATGGTCGGATACGGCCGGCACGGCGGCGGGCGGCGGCCACCTGACTGTCGCCGGGCCGCTCCCGATCGAGAACCTCGACCCCCATGGCGCGGCGAGCATGGATGCCGGGACGCAGCTGGCGGCCAGGGCGATCTTCAGCCCGCTCCTCAGCGCCACCGGCCCCGGCAAGTTCGAGGGCGACCTGGCAACCAAGTGGGTGCCGAACAAGGACGCCACCGAGTGGACATTCACCCTGCGCTCGGGTGTCGAGTACACCGACGGCACTCCGGTGACCGCCAAGGAGGTCGTCGCCTCCTTCGAGCGCGTCCTCGCCGCGAAGGGACCGCTGGCCGGCAACTTCGGCGGGTACAGCGCCGCCGCGCCGGACAAGAAGACGGTGGTCTTCACCTCCAAGACGCCGGACGCCGCGTTCCCCGGGAAGATCTCGTCGTTCTTCGTCACCCCGAAGCAGGCCTCGGACAAGGGCTTTTTCCAGAAGCCTGTCGGCTCCGGACCCTTCGTGGTCAAGTCCTTCGAACCCGGCCAGGCGCTGAAGCTTGAGCCTAACTCCGGCTACTGGGACGGAAAGCCGGAGCTGAAGGAGCTGGAGTTCCAGTCGATCCCCGAGACGTCGGCCCGGATGACGGCGCTCAAGACCGGCGAGGTCGACGTGACCTGGAGCATGGCCGACGACCAGATCGCGCAGCTCAAGTCCGACACGAACATCACCGTCGACACTGTCCCGAGCCTGGGCGTCAACACGATGTGGATGAACAGTTCCACCCCGGCGCTCAAGGACGCCGCTGTCCGGCGGGCGCTGTGGCAGGCCGTCGACTTCGAGTCGATCATCGAGTCGTTGTACCCGGAAACCGGATCGCCCGCGGATTCGGTGATCAGTCCGGTGGTGCTCGGCTACGTGCCGCAGAAGCCGGTGAAGTACGACAAGGCCGCCGCGAAGGCGGCGCTGGACAAGGCCGGGTTCGACTACGACAAGAAGATCCGCTTCCAGTTCTCGCAGCCGAACTTCCGGCAGTTCGTCGAGGCGGTGGCATCGGACCTGGCGGAGATCGGCGTCAAGGTCGAGCCCCTGGAGAAGGAGCAGGCGGTATTCCTCGACGACCTGCTGGCGATGAAATGGGACCTGAACATTCAGCAGATCGGCTCTCAGGGCTTCGACGCGGCCACCAACCTGGGCCGCCTCTACCCGTGTGCGGCCAAGCGCACCGGCTACTGCAACCCGGAGCTGGACAAGCTCCTTGCCACAGCGGGGGCGAGCACCGACGCCGCCGAGCGGAAAGATCTCTACGCGAAGGCGACCGAGATCATCTGGACCGACGCGGTCGGCATGTACCCGATGTTCGTCGAGCAGCCGTACGCCTGGCGCAAGAGCGTCAAGGGCCTCAAGCTCGCTCCCGACGCGATGCCTACCTTCGCGCACGTGAAGGTCTCGGATGACTGA
- a CDS encoding ABC transporter ATP-binding protein yields MAADEPTTPATPLLQVEELEVALTGGANTGTVIDSVSFSVDAGRTTGLIGESGSGKTMSAMSIVGLLPSGAKTSGRIAWQSENLLTAPARRLRQVRGHEIGVIFQDPLAALNPIQTIGRQVGEILRRGGMGRQDVRAKVLRLLDRVGIPDPEHRIDVHPHEMSGGMRQRVMIAMALAGGPQLIIADEPTTALDVTTQARILQLLSDLREKEGVAMLLVSHDLRVMAHVADDVVVMYAGRVAERGPAREVLEHPRHPYTRALANNVPAVSRKTAIAEPLQGAPANPFERPAGCAFHPRCPMARERCRTEVPELREVDPGRFSACHFASEVRP; encoded by the coding sequence GTGGCAGCTGACGAACCCACCACTCCCGCGACACCACTGCTCCAGGTGGAAGAGCTGGAGGTCGCCCTCACCGGGGGCGCCAACACGGGCACAGTGATCGACTCGGTGTCCTTCTCGGTGGACGCCGGCCGTACGACCGGCCTGATCGGGGAGTCCGGCAGCGGCAAGACGATGAGCGCGATGTCGATCGTCGGGCTGCTGCCATCCGGGGCGAAGACCTCGGGCCGGATCGCGTGGCAGTCGGAGAACCTGCTCACCGCTCCGGCCCGCCGGCTCCGTCAGGTGCGCGGGCACGAGATCGGTGTGATCTTCCAGGATCCGCTCGCGGCCCTGAACCCGATCCAGACGATCGGGCGTCAGGTCGGCGAGATCCTGCGCCGCGGCGGCATGGGGCGCCAGGATGTCCGCGCGAAGGTGCTGCGGCTGCTCGACCGGGTCGGCATCCCGGATCCGGAACACCGGATCGACGTCCACCCGCACGAGATGTCCGGTGGCATGCGCCAGCGCGTGATGATCGCGATGGCGCTCGCCGGCGGGCCCCAGTTGATCATCGCCGATGAACCGACGACCGCCCTGGACGTCACCACCCAGGCGCGCATCCTCCAGCTGCTGTCCGATCTGCGCGAGAAGGAGGGCGTGGCCATGCTTCTGGTGAGCCATGATCTGCGGGTCATGGCCCACGTGGCGGACGACGTCGTCGTCATGTACGCCGGCCGGGTGGCCGAGCGCGGCCCGGCTCGCGAGGTCCTCGAGCATCCCCGTCACCCGTACACCCGGGCGCTGGCCAACAACGTGCCCGCGGTGAGCAGGAAGACGGCGATTGCCGAGCCCTTGCAGGGAGCGCCGGCGAACCCGTTCGAACGGCCCGCCGGGTGCGCGTTCCATCCCCGCTGTCCGATGGCGCGCGAGCGCTGCCGGACCGAGGTACCCGAGCTGCGCGAGGTCGATCCGGGCCGCTTCAGCGCCTGCCATTTCGCGTCGGAGGTGAGGCCATGA
- a CDS encoding dihydrodipicolinate synthase family protein, whose product MTDGRSLLGGVTTPLITAMDETGRPAASHAGDLLSALSGAGIEKLMLLGSNGEGPLLPTSVIRPFLDGVISQWRSLTGSGVITVNVTAAGTLEALERAEIAAAAGADALVMSPPIYFHHSEDEIVAHYAALAGIGLPVIAYNAPRYSNPLTRQVVDALLDLDHLVGIKDSSGDIEFLGHLVERARTRPGFAVSQGAETQLAVALELGADGIVPGIANISPGLALQLAAAHQAGEREEMQRLQALITDLTKLHAIRRGTPGVKEILAQLGLCPPYVAAPLLRSEPAEREALHEFITRHEDQLIRPTKG is encoded by the coding sequence ATGACCGACGGCAGATCCCTGCTCGGCGGGGTGACCACTCCGCTGATCACCGCGATGGACGAGACCGGCCGACCGGCGGCCTCCCACGCCGGAGACCTCCTCTCCGCCCTGTCCGGTGCGGGAATCGAGAAATTGATGCTCCTCGGCAGCAACGGTGAGGGCCCGCTGCTGCCGACATCGGTCATCAGACCGTTCCTCGACGGTGTGATCAGCCAGTGGCGTTCGCTCACGGGAAGCGGCGTGATCACGGTGAACGTGACCGCGGCCGGCACGCTCGAGGCCCTGGAGCGCGCCGAGATCGCGGCGGCGGCCGGAGCCGACGCGCTGGTCATGAGCCCGCCGATCTACTTCCACCACAGCGAGGACGAGATCGTCGCCCACTACGCCGCGCTCGCCGGCATCGGTCTTCCGGTCATCGCCTACAACGCGCCGCGCTACAGCAATCCGCTGACCCGTCAGGTGGTCGACGCCCTCCTGGACCTCGACCACCTCGTCGGGATCAAGGACAGCTCCGGCGACATCGAGTTCCTCGGCCATCTCGTCGAGCGTGCGCGGACCCGGCCTGGTTTCGCCGTGAGCCAGGGCGCGGAAACCCAGCTCGCCGTCGCTCTCGAACTCGGCGCCGACGGCATCGTCCCCGGCATCGCCAACATCAGTCCTGGGCTGGCACTGCAACTGGCCGCCGCTCACCAGGCGGGCGAGCGCGAGGAGATGCAACGGCTCCAAGCACTCATCACCGATCTCACGAAGCTCCACGCCATCCGCCGAGGGACACCGGGCGTCAAGGAGATCCTGGCGCAGCTTGGCCTGTGCCCTCCCTACGTCGCGGCACCCCTGCTGCGCAGCGAGCCGGCGGAACGCGAAGCCCTCCACGAGTTCATCACCAGGCACGAGGACCAGCTCATCCGTCCGACGAAGGGATAG
- a CDS encoding FAD-dependent oxidoreductase, which yields MRADILIVGGGVGGVAAALAALRRGRSVIMTEEYDWLGGQLTSQAVPPDEHAWIEQFGCTRSYRAFREGVRAYYRTWYPLTSAALRQPDLNPGLGRVSRLCHEPRVALAVLEGMLAPYRSAGTLRVLTGHRAVTARVEGDRITAVTVVSRAGEERTVEAPYVLDATELGDLLPLADVEHVMGFESSAETGEPSAPSEAQPLNQQAFSWVFAVEHLEGEDHTIDRPAQAGFWREYQPECWPDRLLSLTAPDPRTLETLTRTFVPHAHSGPIVADQSADPGDRDLWLFRRIFAREQYEPGFAASDITVVNWPMIDYLPGPLLGVSEDERDKHLQGARQLSLSMLYWLQTEAPRPDGGTGWPGLRLRPDVMGTSDGLAMAPYIRESRRIRAHTTVVEQDLSMVVRGDAGAVHYPDSVGVGMYRIDLHPSTGGDNYIDVPSSPFQIPLGALLPVRMRNFLAAGKNIGTTHITNGCYRLHPVEWNIGEAAGALAAHCLTNSLTPEQVRADSRLIESFQSELTQDGFELAWPEVKGY from the coding sequence ATGCGAGCGGACATCCTGATCGTCGGGGGAGGCGTCGGCGGTGTCGCCGCGGCCCTCGCGGCGCTGCGCCGCGGCCGGTCGGTCATCATGACCGAGGAGTACGACTGGCTCGGTGGCCAGCTCACCAGCCAGGCCGTCCCGCCGGACGAGCACGCGTGGATCGAGCAGTTCGGCTGTACCCGTTCCTACCGTGCCTTCCGCGAGGGTGTCCGTGCGTACTACCGCACCTGGTACCCGCTGACGTCGGCCGCGCTCCGGCAACCGGATCTGAACCCGGGCCTGGGCCGGGTAAGCCGGCTGTGCCACGAGCCGCGCGTCGCCCTCGCCGTCCTCGAAGGCATGCTGGCGCCGTACCGGTCCGCGGGCACGCTGCGCGTCCTGACAGGGCACCGCGCCGTGACCGCGCGCGTCGAAGGCGACCGGATCACCGCCGTCACCGTCGTGTCCCGGGCCGGCGAGGAACGCACCGTCGAAGCGCCCTATGTCCTCGACGCCACCGAACTCGGGGACCTCCTGCCACTCGCGGACGTCGAACACGTCATGGGCTTCGAGTCCTCGGCCGAGACCGGTGAGCCCAGCGCGCCCAGCGAGGCGCAGCCGCTCAACCAGCAGGCGTTCTCCTGGGTGTTCGCGGTTGAGCATCTCGAGGGCGAAGACCACACGATCGACCGCCCGGCCCAGGCCGGCTTCTGGCGGGAGTACCAGCCGGAGTGCTGGCCGGACCGTCTGCTCAGCCTCACGGCGCCCGATCCCCGGACCTTGGAGACACTCACCCGGACGTTCGTGCCGCACGCCCATTCCGGCCCGATCGTCGCCGATCAGAGTGCCGACCCCGGGGACCGGGACCTGTGGCTGTTCCGCCGCATCTTCGCGCGCGAGCAGTACGAGCCGGGCTTCGCGGCGAGCGACATCACCGTCGTCAACTGGCCGATGATCGACTACCTCCCCGGCCCGCTGCTCGGCGTCTCCGAGGACGAGCGGGACAAGCACCTGCAGGGAGCGCGGCAGCTCTCCCTCAGCATGCTGTACTGGCTGCAGACCGAGGCGCCGCGGCCCGACGGCGGCACCGGCTGGCCGGGCCTGCGACTTCGGCCGGATGTGATGGGCACCTCCGACGGTCTGGCCATGGCGCCCTATATCCGGGAGTCCCGCCGGATACGGGCGCACACGACCGTCGTGGAGCAGGACCTGTCGATGGTGGTCCGCGGCGATGCCGGTGCCGTGCACTATCCGGACTCGGTCGGGGTGGGCATGTACCGGATCGACCTCCACCCCTCCACCGGTGGCGACAACTACATCGACGTGCCCAGCAGCCCGTTCCAGATTCCCTTGGGGGCCCTGCTGCCGGTCCGGATGCGCAACTTCCTGGCCGCCGGAAAGAACATCGGCACGACGCACATCACCAACGGCTGCTACCGGCTCCATCCGGTCGAGTGGAACATCGGCGAGGCAGCTGGTGCGCTGGCGGCGCACTGCCTCACGAACTCCCTGACGCCCGAGCAGGTCCGAGCCGACTCCCGGCTGATCGAGTCTTTCCAGAGCGAGCTCACGCAGGACGGGTTCGAGCTCGCCTGGCCCGAAGTGAAGGGCTACTGA
- a CDS encoding glycosyl hydrolase family 28-related protein encodes MNVNRRRLLRTAGLAGITTATVGAFSTPAQAETVDVANATTPQDFGAVGDGIADDTEAIQQAIDAQRERKNKIVYFPPGTYRVTRTLVIPDAETSGAGHFNRTVLAGAGTMGSRTSVIDVDFDGTGLLVRAPLAAIRGLCFVVQPSLKNTTAVNIARDPGAEPPNTDDMDATITECTFIEFYTAVKHVGRGLVFTNNLVAVGDFGLDISWPTSGVGGSGVHVLPYGMRKWLIEGNHFHSMGTAIVTSGADAHNFRGAVIANNILDIGRRLFSGGIINSTFSGNVVENGSSGSVVAITSGGTNITFTGNILGGGEPDGGGRPSHAIEFRPEASARNVTITGNSFNWIEGSPVYFATAASEVTLSANVFDNWNLLKEERWSAIRINGDANGVAVLANAFGENPFAKAPPVRVIGKLSGSTITGNIFGNTGGVLYAEAVGDENYIERSSAGANKHELTAAKNGAFVVRATTTGAPGLGSDAYGSFVAASEQAAGAGPGVKGGVRVVPANDSGSAAVELLCSTNRSNGVAAMRVDINGLIPTADNARDIGSKEKRVRTVYAHTLQLATLSAADLPEPAPGAVVMVNDPSNRAMLAISDGKGWHHMPLGDPIANT; translated from the coding sequence ATGAACGTCAACAGACGTCGTCTCCTGCGCACGGCCGGCCTCGCGGGTATCACCACCGCGACCGTCGGAGCCTTCAGCACACCCGCGCAGGCGGAAACGGTCGACGTGGCGAATGCCACGACACCGCAGGACTTCGGCGCCGTCGGTGACGGCATCGCCGACGACACCGAGGCCATCCAGCAGGCCATCGACGCGCAGCGCGAGCGGAAGAACAAGATCGTCTATTTTCCGCCGGGCACGTACCGCGTCACCCGGACACTGGTCATCCCCGACGCGGAGACCTCGGGGGCGGGGCACTTCAACCGCACTGTTCTGGCCGGCGCCGGGACCATGGGCTCACGGACCTCGGTCATCGATGTCGACTTCGACGGCACCGGCCTCCTGGTGCGCGCACCGCTGGCGGCGATCCGCGGTCTCTGCTTCGTCGTCCAGCCGAGTCTGAAGAACACGACCGCCGTCAACATCGCCCGGGACCCTGGCGCCGAGCCGCCGAACACCGACGACATGGACGCGACGATCACCGAGTGCACGTTCATCGAGTTCTACACCGCGGTGAAGCACGTAGGCCGAGGTCTGGTCTTCACGAACAACCTGGTCGCGGTGGGCGACTTCGGGCTGGACATCTCCTGGCCGACCTCGGGGGTCGGGGGCAGCGGTGTTCACGTGCTGCCCTATGGGATGCGTAAGTGGCTCATCGAGGGCAATCACTTCCACAGCATGGGCACGGCCATCGTCACCAGCGGTGCGGACGCCCACAACTTCCGTGGCGCTGTGATCGCGAACAATATTCTCGACATCGGCCGGCGACTGTTCTCCGGCGGGATCATCAACTCGACGTTCAGCGGAAATGTGGTCGAGAACGGATCCAGCGGCTCGGTCGTCGCCATCACGTCCGGTGGCACGAACATCACGTTCACCGGCAACATCCTCGGGGGCGGCGAACCGGACGGCGGCGGGCGCCCCTCGCACGCGATCGAGTTCCGTCCCGAGGCGAGCGCGCGCAACGTCACCATCACCGGCAACAGCTTCAACTGGATAGAAGGCTCGCCGGTCTACTTCGCCACCGCCGCGTCCGAAGTCACGCTTTCCGCAAACGTGTTCGACAACTGGAACCTCCTCAAAGAGGAGCGGTGGAGCGCGATCCGGATCAACGGCGACGCCAACGGCGTCGCGGTCCTGGCCAACGCCTTCGGGGAGAACCCGTTCGCGAAGGCGCCGCCCGTGCGCGTGATCGGGAAGCTGTCCGGATCCACGATCACCGGCAACATCTTCGGCAACACCGGCGGCGTGCTGTACGCCGAGGCGGTCGGCGACGAGAACTACATCGAGCGCAGCAGCGCCGGCGCCAACAAGCACGAGCTCACCGCGGCGAAGAACGGCGCCTTCGTCGTCCGGGCGACCACGACCGGTGCCCCCGGCCTCGGCTCCGACGCGTACGGCAGCTTCGTCGCCGCGTCGGAGCAGGCGGCGGGCGCGGGGCCCGGCGTGAAGGGCGGCGTACGGGTCGTCCCGGCCAACGATTCCGGCTCCGCGGCCGTCGAACTGCTGTGTTCGACGAACAGGTCCAATGGCGTCGCGGCCATGAGGGTGGACATCAACGGGCTGATCCCAACGGCCGACAACGCGCGCGACATCGGCTCCAAGGAGAAGAGGGTGCGGACGGTCTACGCCCACACCCTCCAGCTGGCGACCCTGTCAGCCGCGGACCTGCCGGAGCCGGCTCCCGGAGCGGTGGTCATGGTGAACGACCCGTCCAACCGCGCCATGCTCGCGATCTCCGACGGCAAGGGCTGGCACCACATGCCATTGGGCGATCCGATCGCCAACACCTGA
- a CDS encoding ABC transporter permease has translation MTQSVLVAGPAPSPAKAGPRRRPLAALPYVIIGIYVLAAVFGPLFIDYDPVATSVKGRLLPPGSETSSGTAWLGTDGVGRDVLAQVVYGARTSFVIGIAVVLVSGVVGVALGAIAGYIGRLADMAVSRMIEVLMAFPGILLAIVISGLLQRGTHVVIIALSVGGWVGFARLSRNITMSTRERDWVDAARIMGVSKPATLARHIVPFLAGSVIALATIELASAVLSEAALSFLGLGLPPDVVSWGQSIANGRDYLATAWWITVFPGLALTILIICIGLVGDKLTRRYTRNRG, from the coding sequence ATGACCCAGTCCGTCCTGGTGGCCGGTCCGGCGCCGAGCCCGGCGAAGGCCGGCCCCCGCCGCCGTCCACTCGCCGCGCTGCCCTACGTGATCATCGGTATCTACGTGCTCGCCGCGGTGTTTGGGCCGCTCTTCATCGACTACGACCCGGTGGCGACGTCGGTGAAGGGCCGTTTGCTTCCGCCCGGCTCCGAGACCTCGTCCGGCACCGCGTGGCTCGGCACCGACGGTGTCGGCCGCGACGTCCTGGCCCAGGTCGTCTACGGTGCCCGCACCTCGTTCGTCATCGGGATCGCGGTGGTCCTGGTCTCCGGTGTCGTAGGCGTCGCGCTCGGGGCGATCGCGGGCTACATCGGCAGGCTCGCGGACATGGCCGTCTCGCGGATGATCGAAGTGCTGATGGCGTTCCCGGGCATCCTGCTGGCGATTGTCATCTCGGGCCTCCTCCAGCGCGGCACGCACGTCGTGATCATCGCGCTGTCGGTCGGCGGCTGGGTCGGATTCGCCCGGCTGTCGCGCAATATCACCATGTCCACGCGAGAGCGTGACTGGGTCGACGCCGCCCGCATCATGGGTGTGTCGAAGCCGGCGACGCTCGCGCGGCACATCGTGCCGTTCCTGGCCGGATCGGTCATCGCGCTCGCCACGATCGAGCTTGCCTCGGCCGTGCTGTCCGAAGCGGCACTCAGCTTCCTCGGTCTCGGGCTCCCACCCGACGTCGTGTCGTGGGGGCAGAGCATCGCCAACGGCCGGGACTATCTCGCAACCGCCTGGTGGATCACGGTCTTCCCGGGCCTCGCGCTCACCATTCTCATCATTTGCATCGGACTGGTCGGCGACAAGCTCACGCGGCGATACACCCGCAACCGGGGCTAG
- a CDS encoding ATP-binding cassette domain-containing protein, whose product MKSPSTMVEIRDLRVAFPGPKRSLRKPGTMVQAVDDLSLDIHAREMLALVGESGSGKSTVARCVLGLLRPQEGTITYEGRALGPIDKRPAELQRAIQMVFQDPGSSLNPRMTVGSIIREAWKVHPAVAPAGDHRQALREVLADVGLDEGVTDRRPSALSGGQRQRVSIARALALRPRLLVCDEAVSALDVSVQSQILRLLVDLRRTRELTVLFITHDLAVVRQIADRVAVMKKGELVECSSAEQLFTAPSHAYTKSLLGAAYALEGADAPVREVQEQIS is encoded by the coding sequence ATGAAGTCGCCGAGCACCATGGTGGAGATCCGCGATCTGCGGGTGGCGTTCCCCGGTCCCAAGCGGTCGTTGCGCAAACCCGGGACGATGGTCCAGGCCGTCGACGACCTCAGCCTGGACATCCACGCCAGGGAAATGCTGGCGCTGGTCGGCGAGTCCGGGTCGGGCAAGTCGACCGTCGCACGCTGCGTGCTCGGGCTGCTCCGCCCCCAGGAGGGCACGATCACCTACGAGGGCCGGGCGCTCGGGCCGATCGACAAGCGGCCGGCCGAGCTGCAACGCGCCATCCAGATGGTCTTCCAGGACCCCGGCTCCTCACTGAACCCGCGGATGACCGTGGGCTCGATCATCCGCGAAGCCTGGAAGGTCCACCCCGCGGTGGCTCCGGCCGGCGATCACCGGCAGGCGCTGCGGGAGGTGCTCGCCGACGTCGGACTCGACGAGGGTGTCACCGACCGGCGCCCCTCGGCGCTGTCCGGCGGCCAGCGCCAGCGGGTCAGCATCGCGCGAGCGCTGGCGCTGCGGCCGCGTCTGCTGGTGTGCGACGAGGCGGTGTCCGCGCTGGACGTGTCGGTCCAGTCGCAGATCCTGCGGCTCCTCGTCGACCTCCGGCGGACGCGGGAACTGACGGTCCTGTTCATCACCCACGACCTTGCGGTGGTGCGGCAGATCGCGGACCGGGTCGCGGTGATGAAGAAGGGCGAACTGGTCGAGTGCAGCTCGGCCGAGCAGTTGTTCACGGCGCCGTCCCACGCCTATACGAAGAGCCTCCTGGGCGCCGCCTACGCCCTGGAGGGCGCGGACGCGCCGGTCAGGGAAGTACAGGAGCAGATCAGTTGA